CCGTCGGGCGTGAAACAGAACATTCCGTTCATCTCGGTCTCCCACGAGTCGTCGTCGAACGCCGGCACGAGTTCGCGGGCGGCGTCGTACGCGCTCTTGTCGTGGTCGGGATGGGTGTTCTCGTAGAAGTGGGTGGCGGTGAACTCCCGCAGGGAGGGGTACTCCAGCCCGAGGTCGTCGAGTTTCTCGGGACCGTAGATGTCCTCGGGGTCGACGAGCAGCGGTTCGTGGTTGTACGACCCCACGCCATAGGAGTCGCCGTGCTGGCGGAAGTAGAGCGAGTAATCCTGGTGGCGAAGCATCGGCTGTTCGATCTCCTCCTCCGCACCCGCGAGTTCGTCGATCGAGTCGCTCACGAGATACTGGTGCGAGCAGGGCACGAGCGGAATATCCCTGTCGACCATATCGCCGAAGAGCGGGCCCCAGATGTTGGTCGCGACGAGGAGGTCGTCGCACTCGATCCGCCCCTGATCGGTGACGACCGCCTGCACCGCGCCCTCGGCCGTTTCGATGTCCGTGACGAGAGTGTTCCCGTAGAACTCGTGGCCGGCGAGTTCGCTTGCGCGCTCGGCCATCGCCCGCGAGGCGTCGACGGCGTGGGCCTTCCCGTCGGACGAAAGGTAGTACCCGCCGTGGATCACACTCGAATCGATCTGAGGAACGTGCTCGGCGACCGACTCCGGCGAGAGGAGGTCGCCGCCTTCGAGGCCGTATGACTGGCCCCACTCGCGCTTTCGCTTCAGGAAGTTCCATCGATCCTCGGTGTACGCGACCTCGATCCCGCCCGACATCCGGTAGCTGTCGAGATCGGTGTAGAGCTCTCGGGTGTACGCCGCCATCTCGGTCATCATTTTCCCGCCGGCGGTCTGGAACACCAGTCCGGGGGCGTGCGACGTGGAGCCGCCGGTCTCGAACAGCGGTCCGCGATCGAGAACGACGACGTCCTCGCGACCGCGTTCGGCGAGATGATACGCCGCCGAGCAGCCGACACAGCCCGCACCCACGACGACGGTCCCGGCGCTCTCCGGCAGTGTACTCTCTGTGCTCATAGTGATACTCGCCGTTCCCGCCGGATTAAACGACGGGGTGGACTACCACACCCGTTTATACTGCCGAAGCCACAGTCATGAAATCGCCCGTCGAATTCCGGTTTCCTCTGTCGGTTTCGGCCACTCATTCGGAGGAAATCCCGCCGACAGAGTGTCACGCCGATCGGTCGAGATCTGGTCTGCTGGATCGATCGCACTTAGTGGGCGCAACTACCGATCCCGAACGCTTTTGCCGTGACTCGTCGACCTCGATTCATGACCGAGATCATCGACGGCGAGGCGGTCGCGAGCGAGATCCGGGACGGCGTCGCCGAGTGTGTGGACACTCTCGACGAGGCTGGCGTCCAGCCGGGGCTTGCGACCGTGCTGATGAGCGACGACGACGCGAGCAAGACGTACGTCTCGATGAAACAGCAAGACTGCGAGGAAGTCGGGATCGCAGCCCACGACATCGAAATCGATCCCGACGCGCCCGCCGCAGAGCTCTACGACACCGTCGACGAGCTGAACGCCGAGGACGCGATCAACGGCATCCTCGTCCAGATGCCGGTGCCCGACCACGTCGACGACCGCGAAGTCCTCCGTCGAACCCGCCCCGCGAAGGACGTCGACGGGTTCCACCCCGAGAACGTCGGCCGACTCGTCGCCGGCGACGCCCGATTCAAACCCTGCACGCCCCACGGCATCCAGAAGCTCCTCGAAGCGTACGACATCGAGACCGAGGGGGCCGACGCGGTGGTGGTCGGTCGGTCGGACATCGTCGGCAAGCCGATGGCGAACCTCCTGATCCAGAAAGCACCGTTCGGGAACGCCACCACGACCGTCTGTCACTCCCGGACCCAGGATCTCGCCGCGAAGCTCGGCGACGCCGACATCGTCGTCGCCGCTGTGGGCGTCCCGGAGTTCATCGATGGCTCGATGTTGAAGGAAGGTGCGACCGTGATCGACGTCGGTGTCAACCACGTGGAGACGGACGAGGGGGACTCCGAACTCGTCGGCGACGTCGACTTCGAGAGCGCGCGAGAGGTCGCGGGAGCGATCACGCCCGTCCCGGGTGGCGTCGGTCCGATGACCCGTGCGATGCTCCTGTACAACACCGTGAAGGCAGCGAGCCAGCAACACGACATCGAGATCGAACTCCCCTGAGCGGACCTCGGTTGGGTGGCGCTGATGAACGTATTGCTGTCGAACAAACGTTCGATACAATATCGTCGATGAACGGTGTGAAGCTCGGTGCCCCGGCACTTATGTATTTGTGCAGCGGAGACACCAGTATGAGTGTCGAGATCGAGGGGTTCGAAGAACTGGCAGACAGACTCGACCAGCTCGGGGAGAACGCGGCGTCAGTCGATGGAGAGAACACGGTTTCGTTCGATGAGTTATTCACGAGCGACTTCATGCGGACGCACACCGAGTACGACTCGATAGAGACGTTCTTTGAACGGAGTCCGTGGACGGTCGAGACGCAGGACGATTTCGAACACATTCCCGAAGACGAGTTCGATCGGTACATAGACGACCACACCGGTTTCAATTCGTGGGACGCTATGCTGTCCGCTGCTGCCAGAGAATGGCTCGGTCGACAAGTCACCCTCGAGTAGTGTCTGTCTGCTCCTCGCCTTCCGCGTCCGTTCCTGCGTCTCCTTTTTCGCCGGGATGTGAACTGTCGTCGTCAGATTCTTCTTGGACTGGCTCACTCTCCCCACCGACGCGCTCTCGTCGCTCTCTCGACCAGTGTAGATGGACATCGACATCGTGCCCCTCCCCTTCGATTTTGAACCCCGTCGACGGTCCGCTGTCGCCGTTGCCATCGGTGGTGAGATTGTAGATGCCGATCGCAAACGAACCGACCGTCGTGATGCCGAGTATGACACGCCAAAGAGTTCTCACTCCGGCAGTTACGTCGCCGTAGTTGGGGTTTTCGACGATGATGCGAACATCAACCAGATAGCTTGCGCTGAAGAGCACCAAGGCTACCACACCGACGAACAGCACCGCCCGGGAGGAATATCGTCGGAGATCGAGATAATCCAGCGGCATCTGTTCTGCTACCGATATCTTATCCGTAGTATATAAAAACCCGGAGTCGATGACAGCGAATCTTCGGCGACTGTTTATTCGGCTCCGTAACGTAAGCCCACGCAGATGGTCGCGCCGAAACACTCGCCCGGACCAGCCGCCGAGTACGCCTTCAGGACAGGAATGATAGCTGCGGCGCTGGTCGGGCTCACGGGGATCGGATTCCTCTACTGGACGGGGACGATCGCGCTGCTCCTGGCAGGCTACTCGTTGGTACTCCTGTTCCCGCTGTATCTCGTGGCCGCGGCGGTGGTGCTCAGCGTGTGGCTCGGCTACAACACGGACGCAACGGATCTTCGGCCGGTGTATCGGAACGACCGGCGGTCGTAAGCGAACAGCATCCAACGTGCCGACAGCACGACTGGTTCCGAGAGCTACTGTGTGGTCGATATCGCCGTTCGCGATGCTGGATCGCCTTCGTCCGGATAACTCCGGTATCGAGATCGTGTTCCAAGACTGCTTAAGTCGAGAATCCACTCGTGGAGACTCGGTGAAACTGTTCGTCGGATCCAGAGTCTGCCCCGTGCTGTGAGAGGTGTGAAACGACACGCGGATTTTTATCACTCGCTAGAAATTGTAGACGGATGACCGAGACCGGTTCGGTGAAACGGGAGTCCGGCTCCGGGTTCGAATTTTGGGCTCCAGCGATCGTCGCCGGCACGGCCCTGTTCCTCGGTGTCCTCGATATGTCGATGATGAACGTCGCCGTCCCATCGATCGTACAGGACCTGAACACCACGGTGAGTGCGATGCACGGCGCGATCGCGGTGTACTCGATGGTGATGGCCGCACTCATCATCCCGGGTGGAGCGCTCAGATCGGTCGTCGATACGAAACGGCTGCTCGTGATCGCGCTCGTGATTTACAGCATCGGGACGCTGCTCGCAGGGGCCAGCCCGAACATGCTCACGCTCTTCGTCGGCTGGTCGATAATCGAGGGGATCGCCGCTGCGCTCCTCCTCCCGATCACCTACTCCATCATCGTCGAGAACTACGCGGACAGCGCCCGAACCAAAGCCTTCGGTGCGATCGGCGGCGTGACGGCGGTCGGCATCGCCATCGGACCGATGATCGGCGGGATCCTCACGACGTTCGCCACGTGGCGATGGGGGATGTTCGGCGAATTCGGCATCGTGCTCGTGGTGCTCGCGTTGACTCGCTATCTCGACTCTCAGCCGAGCGATCGTCGTGTGGCGATCGACGTCGGCGGCACAGTGCTGTCGATCCTCGGTGCGGTCACGATCATCGGTGGGACCCTGCTCGCCGGTCGGTACGGCTGGGTGCGCCCGTTGCGCCCGGTCGTCGTGAGCGGGGTACGGATCGAACCATTGGGGTTCTCGCCCGCGATCTGGTCGATCGCGATCGGGGTGGCGTTGCTCGCCGTGTTCGTCCAGTGGGAGCAGCGCCAAGCGCGTACCGGTCGCCCGCTGCTGATCCCGCCGGACGTGCTCCGCAATCGGACGTTCGCCGCCGGGATCGCCACCTTCGCCGCCGAGTCACTCTTTCTCTCGGGGTTCCTGTTCTCGATGCCGGTCTTTCTCCAGTCGGCGCTCGGCTACTCGGCGTTCGAGACCGGGCTCGCGCTCCTCCCGTTCTCGGTCGTGACGCTGCTCGTGACGACGATTTCGACTGGCTGGCGCGCGTACGTCGCGCCGAAGCACATCGTCCAGGGCGGGATCGTGCTGATGGGCGGCGGACTGTTGCTCCTCGTTTCGCTGACGGACCTCGATCTCACGCTCCTCGAGATGGCACTGCCGATGGCGGTGATCGGCGTCGGTCTCGGGCTGTTCACGGGCCAGCTCGTCGATCTCACCATGTCGGCGGTGCCGTCCTCTGAGGCCTCGGTCGCGTCGGGCGTCATCAACTCGCTGAGCCAGCTCGGGTACGCGTTCGGGACGGCCGTCGCCGGCTCGTTCCTGCTCGCCGGATTTTACGGAAGCGTCGTCGACGGCGTGACGCGATTCGCGACGGGATCGTCGGTCTCCGGCGACGAGCGACGACAGCTGGTCGTGGCGCTCGAGGATCGGCTCGATGCGACGACACAGGCTCAGCAAGAGGCGTTCGTCAACCAGCTCCCACCAGCGACGCGCGAGCAACTGCTCGATGTCGTCCGGACGGCGATGGAGACCGCCCAGCGGAGCGTGCTGTTGCTCATCGTGATGTTCGTCCTTCTCACTCTCGTCGCAGCGAGTCTCCTCCCTGCAGTACGGCCACGGTGAGGACGGGGCGGCGCTCCCGCCAATGGCGTGCCGTGGCGGCGTCTACACCAGCGTCAGGGCGAACGTCAGGAGGAACCCGACGGCGGTGGCGATCGCGACCGCCGGGCCGCCCTCCTCGAACGCCTCGGGCATCGTGGCGTCGGCGAGCGTGGCGAGGACGGCACCGCCGGCGAACGACCGGACCACCGCGAGCGCTGCCGGCGACGCTTCGCGGAGGAAGACGCTGCCGGCGACGACGGTGAGCGAGAGCACGATCCCCGTTGTGGTCCAGAGAACGAGGATCGCGGTGGTCGAGAAGCCACCCGAGCGCATGTCCGAGGCCCCGCCGATCCCCTCGGGAACGTTGTTGATCACGATGGCCGCGAACAGCGGGAGCGTGCCGGCGTCGCCGACGAAGGTTATC
The genomic region above belongs to Halococcus salifodinae DSM 8989 and contains:
- a CDS encoding MFS transporter — encoded protein: MTETGSVKRESGSGFEFWAPAIVAGTALFLGVLDMSMMNVAVPSIVQDLNTTVSAMHGAIAVYSMVMAALIIPGGALRSVVDTKRLLVIALVIYSIGTLLAGASPNMLTLFVGWSIIEGIAAALLLPITYSIIVENYADSARTKAFGAIGGVTAVGIAIGPMIGGILTTFATWRWGMFGEFGIVLVVLALTRYLDSQPSDRRVAIDVGGTVLSILGAVTIIGGTLLAGRYGWVRPLRPVVVSGVRIEPLGFSPAIWSIAIGVALLAVFVQWEQRQARTGRPLLIPPDVLRNRTFAAGIATFAAESLFLSGFLFSMPVFLQSALGYSAFETGLALLPFSVVTLLVTTISTGWRAYVAPKHIVQGGIVLMGGGLLLLVSLTDLDLTLLEMALPMAVIGVGLGLFTGQLVDLTMSAVPSSEASVASGVINSLSQLGYAFGTAVAGSFLLAGFYGSVVDGVTRFATGSSVSGDERRQLVVALEDRLDATTQAQQEAFVNQLPPATREQLLDVVRTAMETAQRSVLLLIVMFVLLTLVAASLLPAVRPR
- a CDS encoding bifunctional 5,10-methylene-tetrahydrofolate dehydrogenase/5,10-methylene-tetrahydrofolate cyclohydrolase, with the translated sequence MTEIIDGEAVASEIRDGVAECVDTLDEAGVQPGLATVLMSDDDASKTYVSMKQQDCEEVGIAAHDIEIDPDAPAAELYDTVDELNAEDAINGILVQMPVPDHVDDREVLRRTRPAKDVDGFHPENVGRLVAGDARFKPCTPHGIQKLLEAYDIETEGADAVVVGRSDIVGKPMANLLIQKAPFGNATTTVCHSRTQDLAAKLGDADIVVAAVGVPEFIDGSMLKEGATVIDVGVNHVETDEGDSELVGDVDFESAREVAGAITPVPGGVGPMTRAMLLYNTVKAASQQHDIEIELP